The region GCTCCAAACGTATCCATCTATACCGCAGGCCACCCGGTTCATCCGGAATCCAGAAATTCAGGCTATGAGTATGGAATCCCCATTACCATTGGGAATCATGTTTGGATCGGGGGAAATGCAGTCATTAATCCAGGTGTGAAGATCGGCGACAACGTGGTGATCGGTTCCGGCAGTGTGGTGACAAAGGATATACCGGATCATGTCATTGCTGCGGGAAATCCCTGCAGGGTGATCCGGGAAATCGGGGAAGAAGACAGAAAGTATTATTTTAAGGACAGAGAATTTGATGTGGATGATTACCGGTAGACTGCCGGGAATCCCAACGGAAAGGGTGGCGTTGATGCTCATTAGTTAATGAGCATCAACGCTTTTCTATGGAACGGCAGGTGATAGATTTTCTCCTTTCTGGGGTATGATATCATGTACAAGACAATCAG is a window of [Clostridium] saccharolyticum WM1 DNA encoding:
- a CDS encoding sugar O-acetyltransferase; translation: MNQKERMLAGLPYKAWLDGLSGERLENKKKIHAYNLLSPEEENKMDELIRQILGKAGENTHIEPPFHCDYGKNIEVGKNFYANYNCTILDVGKVVIGDNVMLAPNVSIYTAGHPVHPESRNSGYEYGIPITIGNHVWIGGNAVINPGVKIGDNVVIGSGSVVTKDIPDHVIAAGNPCRVIREIGEEDRKYYFKDREFDVDDYR